In Methanofastidiosum sp., the following proteins share a genomic window:
- a CDS encoding cation:proton antiporter encodes MIDLTNILLIFLFAKIFGDIAERKNISSIVGHVICGIAFGPFLLGIIYPGKEIEVLADIGLLVIMLYAGLTSEYKELLKAKYTAIIIGIFGVITSFVLCFSVPWFLGFGLIPSLFVGIILTNTAVEIIGGMVANESNQNVSHILLGASFFDDIIAIYLVGLLSTITLNQSTFNLVDIGNVTLKIVIFFVITILISEFLISSKGRRIVKYLVEGDQHQSIMIVFIFTLVFALFASFIGLHEVIGSFLAGLVLSRIKEKEDPMLSFRIRFNEVTSEMNTLMRFLFMPLFFVYIGLLFNRENTQINIPLIILLFLGAMGGKIIGCGLASKLCKIDNRNSLLVGVGMCGRGSLELAIVRYGFSNGVISSDLYSSIVIVTLLSIIITPILFGRLIKESDVDFYDVSVP; translated from the coding sequence ATGATTGACCTTACCAATATTTTGTTGATATTTTTATTTGCAAAGATATTTGGAGATATAGCAGAGAGGAAAAATATTTCTAGTATTGTAGGTCATGTCATTTGTGGTATAGCATTTGGGCCATTTTTATTGGGGATAATTTATCCAGGCAAAGAAATAGAAGTTCTTGCCGATATCGGGCTTTTAGTGATAATGCTTTATGCTGGGCTTACAAGTGAATATAAGGAACTATTAAAGGCCAAGTATACAGCAATTATTATTGGGATATTCGGCGTCATTACATCTTTTGTTCTATGCTTTTCAGTACCTTGGTTTTTAGGATTTGGATTAATTCCTTCCTTATTTGTTGGAATAATTCTAACAAACACTGCTGTTGAAATTATAGGGGGGATGGTAGCAAATGAAAGCAATCAGAATGTATCCCATATCCTCCTTGGAGCCTCTTTTTTTGATGATATAATTGCCATATATCTAGTTGGATTGTTGTCAACAATTACGCTTAATCAATCAACGTTTAATCTAGTAGATATAGGAAACGTAACCCTAAAAATTGTCATCTTTTTTGTAATTACTATTCTGATAAGTGAATTTTTGATATCTTCAAAAGGTCGAAGGATTGTGAAATATTTAGTTGAAGGCGACCAACACCAGTCCATTATGATTGTATTCATTTTCACGCTAGTTTTCGCTCTTTTCGCTTCTTTTATAGGGCTCCATGAAGTCATTGGTTCATTCCTTGCCGGCCTTGTGCTAAGCAGAATAAAGGAAAAAGAAGACCCAATGTTATCTTTTAGGATTAGATTTAATGAGGTAACTAGTGAGATGAATACATTAATGAGATTTTTATTTATGCCACTATTTTTTGTGTATATCGGGCTTTTGTTTAATCGAGAAAATACTCAGATAAATATTCCACTCATAATTTTATTATTCTTAGGCGCAATGGGAGGAAAGATAATAGGATGCGGTTTAGCCAGTAAACTTTGCAAGATAGACAACAGAAATTCACTTCTCGTTGGAGTGGGAATGTGTGGTCGAGGATCTCTAGAGCTTGCAATTGTAAGGTATGGATTCTCTAACGGCGTTATATCAAGTGACTTATACTCATCAATAGTAATAGTTACGTTGCTTTCTATAATAATTACACCAATCTTATTTGGTAGATTAATAAAGGAATCAGATGTGGATTTCTATGATGTCTCCGTCCCGTAA
- a CDS encoding 50S ribosome-binding GTPase, with translation MPANVTPEYLKAEDAYKSAKSPKERLVALELMLSTIPKHKGTEKMQLQIKRNLSKLKKEVEKEKELKKGGSGGASFFVRKEGAAQVALAGLPNSGKSTILNKLTGKDVDIGHYAFTTVKPTPAMLQYKGIQIQLVDMPGLIEGVSLGKGMGGPLISAIRAVDAIVILVDLSVDPVKDLELILKELEAKGLRINKKVPNIEIQKIPTGGIEIIGENFLVECNSQDVKKILQEERVHNAIITIKEPVTLTDIFEVLDSSLEYKKAIIIGTKGDLPGSKEGLERLKIHVTNFKVIPVSAINNVNLDILPFEIFSILGIIRVYTRSPGREIDNEAMPMKIDSTALDAAKKVHKNLYKNFKFARVWGDSAKFDGQRVGPEHVLRDGDIIEIHI, from the coding sequence ATGCCCGCAAATGTTACCCCTGAATACCTAAAGGCAGAAGACGCATATAAATCTGCTAAATCTCCCAAAGAAAGACTAGTTGCTCTCGAACTTATGCTTAGTACTATTCCCAAACACAAGGGTACAGAAAAGATGCAGCTTCAGATAAAAAGAAATTTATCAAAACTAAAAAAGGAAGTCGAAAAGGAAAAGGAACTTAAGAAGGGCGGTTCTGGAGGGGCTAGTTTTTTTGTTAGGAAAGAAGGTGCAGCTCAAGTTGCTTTAGCAGGACTTCCAAATTCAGGGAAATCAACAATTTTAAACAAACTTACAGGAAAAGATGTTGATATTGGGCATTACGCTTTCACTACAGTTAAGCCGACACCCGCAATGCTTCAATACAAAGGTATACAGATACAGCTTGTTGACATGCCTGGTTTAATTGAAGGAGTTTCTCTTGGTAAGGGTATGGGCGGCCCATTGATTAGTGCAATAAGAGCCGTCGATGCAATAGTAATTCTAGTTGATTTGTCAGTTGATCCTGTAAAAGACCTTGAACTAATATTAAAAGAACTTGAGGCTAAAGGCTTGAGGATTAATAAAAAAGTTCCCAACATAGAAATCCAAAAAATCCCAACTGGGGGCATTGAAATAATTGGTGAGAATTTTTTAGTTGAATGCAATTCCCAAGACGTTAAAAAAATCCTTCAAGAAGAAAGAGTTCACAATGCCATAATAACTATAAAAGAGCCTGTCACTTTAACTGATATATTTGAAGTCTTGGATAGCTCTTTAGAATATAAAAAAGCTATTATAATTGGAACTAAGGGTGATTTGCCTGGGAGTAAAGAAGGCCTGGAAAGACTCAAGATACATGTAACTAATTTCAAAGTTATCCCAGTTTCTGCAATTAACAATGTTAACCTTGATATCTTGCCCTTTGAAATATTTTCTATTTTAGGAATTATTAGGGTATACACACGTTCTCCAGGTAGAGAAATTGACAACGAGGCCATGCCAATGAAAATAGACTCCACGGCCCTCGATGCAGCCAAAAAAGTTCATAAGAATCTCTACAAAAACTTCAAGTTTGCCAGGGTTTGGGGAGATTCAGCAAAATTTGACGGTCAGAGGGTAGGGCCAGAGCATGTATTACGGGACGGAGACATCATAGAAATCCACATCTGA
- the ileS gene encoding isoleucine--tRNA ligase produces the protein MPEDYNPVSLETKILEDWNDIDIYAKLKQLRSNGPKYFFLDGPPYMNGMPHIGHARTRALRDPVLKYKSMNGYNVWHQPGFDMHGLPIEVKIEELLGTKTKSDIEKIGTEIFIKSCKERGLSFLKIWIDFYKRFGMIGDFENPYMTLSNSYIEASWYFFKKAWEKNLLYKGKATVAWCPRCETPLSGYESTDEYKDVEDDSIYVKFPLVDRKDEYIIIWTTTPWTIPANVAVAVNPKYDYVRVKAGNEVWIVAKELLDKLMTLFEIDDYQIIETLKGEALLGLKYRHIFDDDVPVHKQFKEPNAHTIILTNYVTLEDGTGCVHTAPGHGPDDYSAGVEFKLPIFSPVNETGNFTEEAGKYKGIYIKEANDLIIDDIEDKGFLVFRDSIFHRYAHCWRCKSPLLYRASDQWFVKVEAIKDQILIENKKVKWVPDWAGEKRFHNWIEGARDWCISRQRFWGIPLPIWECTCGNITVVSSIDEIKSLGGKVPEDLHKPYIDEVSLNCPKCSEKMKRVPDIADVWFDSGASTWSSLGYPQNTEKFNELFPMDFITEGLDQTRGWFYTLMLESFIVFDRAPYNQVLMNDFVLDQFGQKMSKSLGNVVDPKDVIAKYGADVTRFYLLWEIAPWDKLKFNWENVESIYRTFNILWNAYKFVTLYMSLDKFDVNTPLKDVKKYLKDEDRWILSRINTLTKEVEDNFDTLDLHYIPRKIKEFILEDLSRWYIRLVRERMWLEGDDKEKISAYVTSFYVFKRLSKLLAPVSPFISEAIYKNFVGESSIHLSDWDVHDSSLIDSELESNMSILRNIIEGTLHARQKAGIKLRWPISKAIVETQDENVKRAVQSLSGIMKKQINVKEIVIGEVIQELEILPNHKSIGPKFKGDAKKVVELLKTHNPCLIKSGFEKDGFFNVDGFEISPEDVNFNYLIPQGYELSEFENGRVYLYTVITEELKSEAIAREVIRRIQEMRKQANLNVEEYINSYVESSFESDLKNHEDYIKRETRSKILLFSKDNNYIDKEWEIDGDKFLIGIKKLN, from the coding sequence GTGCCCGAAGACTACAATCCTGTTTCTTTAGAAACAAAAATACTAGAGGACTGGAATGACATAGATATCTATGCCAAATTAAAGCAGTTAAGATCAAATGGCCCTAAATATTTCTTTCTAGATGGGCCACCCTACATGAACGGAATGCCACATATAGGTCATGCTAGGACAAGGGCTTTGAGAGATCCCGTCTTAAAATATAAATCAATGAATGGGTACAATGTATGGCATCAACCAGGATTTGATATGCATGGGCTTCCTATTGAGGTAAAAATTGAGGAGTTATTAGGCACCAAAACAAAGAGTGATATTGAAAAAATAGGAACAGAAATTTTCATAAAATCATGTAAAGAAAGGGGCTTATCATTCCTTAAAATATGGATTGATTTTTACAAGAGATTTGGAATGATAGGTGATTTTGAAAATCCTTACATGACATTATCTAATTCATACATAGAGGCCTCTTGGTATTTCTTTAAGAAAGCTTGGGAAAAAAATCTTTTGTATAAAGGCAAGGCCACAGTTGCCTGGTGTCCGAGATGTGAAACGCCACTCTCCGGCTATGAGTCAACTGATGAGTACAAAGATGTAGAAGATGACTCAATTTATGTTAAATTCCCCTTAGTTGACAGAAAAGATGAATATATTATTATATGGACAACAACTCCATGGACTATTCCAGCAAATGTAGCTGTTGCAGTAAATCCAAAGTATGATTACGTTAGGGTAAAAGCAGGAAATGAAGTATGGATAGTTGCAAAGGAGCTTTTGGATAAACTAATGACCTTGTTTGAAATTGATGATTATCAAATTATTGAAACTTTGAAAGGAGAGGCTCTATTAGGCCTTAAATATAGGCATATATTTGATGATGATGTACCCGTACACAAACAGTTCAAAGAGCCAAATGCACATACAATTATTCTTACAAATTATGTAACATTGGAGGATGGTACAGGTTGTGTACACACAGCTCCAGGGCACGGGCCTGATGACTACAGTGCCGGGGTAGAATTTAAGCTTCCAATATTTTCACCTGTAAACGAGACCGGAAACTTCACAGAAGAAGCTGGAAAGTATAAGGGCATCTATATCAAAGAAGCCAATGATTTAATCATTGATGATATTGAAGACAAAGGCTTCCTTGTCTTTAGAGATTCTATCTTCCACAGATACGCTCACTGTTGGAGATGTAAATCTCCTTTGTTATATAGGGCTTCTGACCAGTGGTTCGTAAAGGTAGAGGCTATCAAAGATCAGATATTAATAGAAAATAAGAAAGTAAAATGGGTACCCGATTGGGCAGGTGAAAAGAGGTTTCACAATTGGATTGAAGGTGCAAGGGATTGGTGTATTTCAAGACAGAGGTTCTGGGGCATACCTTTACCTATATGGGAATGCACATGTGGAAACATTACTGTTGTTTCTTCTATTGATGAGATAAAATCTTTAGGGGGAAAGGTTCCAGAGGACCTGCATAAACCATATATCGATGAAGTTTCTCTAAACTGCCCTAAATGTTCTGAAAAGATGAAGCGTGTTCCTGATATAGCGGATGTCTGGTTTGATTCAGGAGCTTCAACATGGAGTTCTCTAGGATACCCTCAAAACACTGAGAAATTCAATGAACTTTTTCCAATGGACTTCATAACAGAGGGGCTTGATCAGACCCGAGGTTGGTTTTATACATTAATGCTTGAAAGCTTCATAGTTTTTGACAGGGCACCATACAATCAAGTTTTGATGAATGATTTCGTCTTGGATCAATTTGGGCAGAAGATGTCAAAATCACTTGGAAATGTAGTTGATCCAAAGGATGTCATAGCAAAATATGGTGCAGATGTCACAAGATTCTACTTACTATGGGAGATTGCACCTTGGGATAAATTAAAGTTTAACTGGGAGAATGTTGAAAGTATTTACAGAACCTTTAACATATTATGGAATGCCTATAAGTTTGTTACCCTTTACATGTCTCTTGATAAATTTGATGTCAATACACCCCTAAAAGATGTAAAAAAATACCTAAAAGACGAGGATAGGTGGATACTCTCAAGAATTAATACTCTTACAAAAGAAGTTGAAGATAACTTTGATACACTTGATTTACATTATATACCTAGAAAAATAAAGGAATTCATCTTAGAAGACCTTTCAAGATGGTATATCCGTCTTGTAAGAGAAAGAATGTGGCTTGAGGGTGACGACAAGGAAAAGATAAGTGCTTACGTTACTTCATTTTATGTATTCAAGAGATTATCAAAGCTATTAGCACCTGTATCCCCTTTTATTTCTGAAGCCATATACAAAAACTTTGTCGGGGAATCCTCAATCCATCTTTCAGACTGGGACGTACATGACTCTTCATTAATTGATTCCGAGTTGGAATCAAACATGTCCATACTTAGAAACATAATTGAGGGTACTCTTCACGCCAGACAAAAAGCTGGCATTAAACTAAGATGGCCGATTTCGAAGGCCATAGTTGAAACTCAAGATGAGAATGTGAAAAGAGCTGTTCAATCCTTATCTGGCATAATGAAGAAACAGATTAATGTTAAAGAGATAGTAATTGGTGAAGTAATACAGGAGCTTGAGATACTTCCAAATCATAAATCAATTGGCCCTAAATTTAAGGGAGATGCAAAAAAAGTTGTTGAGCTACTAAAGACTCATAATCCTTGTCTTATAAAATCTGGATTTGAAAAGGACGGCTTCTTCAATGTCGATGGATTTGAAATATCTCCTGAAGATGTTAACTTTAATTATCTTATACCTCAAGGGTACGAATTAAGCGAGTTTGAGAATGGAAGAGTCTACCTTTACACAGTAATTACAGAAGAACTGAAGTCTGAGGCCATAGCAAGAGAAGTTATACGAAGAATACAGGAAATGAGAAAACAGGCAAATCTAAATGTAGAGGAATACATCAACTCTTACGTTGAATCTAGCTTTGAATCGGACTTAAAGAATCATGAAGACTACATTAAGAGAGAAACAAGAAGCAAAATCTTACTTTTTTCCAAAGATAATAACTATATTGATAAAGAATGGGAAATAGACGGCGATAAATTCCTGATTGGAATCAAAAAACTGAATTAA
- the priS gene encoding DNA primase catalytic subunit PriS, which yields MDFKEASLRERKIYYHEEWKEKDVPDFIVERITEREFAFDHDGNGYNDRYKGFENVSLFSDFLIKNFPYAVCTSVSYYSKPKNREDWKGAELVFDIDAKDLTVKSCDCKEGHVCEKCLSEAKEIVLKIRDTMIGDLGIKQLVLVYSGRGYHLRVVDKEVLPLERRSEILEYVTGSKRPKDLFLSHGYPAVYRKMFTLTFNKMKEKDLPFSKNIVDTLLVEKESILSKLNTYHADFLDIKGIGDKTKNEFLGHIERINASLVDGKVTVDVKRILRLPSTLHSKVSMKCVEIKDIENFDPLKQAVPKFVLERKD from the coding sequence ATGGATTTTAAAGAAGCCTCTCTGAGGGAGAGGAAGATATACTACCATGAAGAATGGAAAGAAAAAGATGTTCCCGATTTTATAGTCGAGCGGATAACTGAAAGGGAATTTGCTTTCGACCACGACGGTAATGGATATAATGATAGATACAAAGGCTTTGAAAATGTTAGTCTGTTTTCAGATTTTTTAATTAAGAATTTTCCATATGCCGTCTGCACAAGCGTTTCATATTATTCAAAACCTAAAAACAGAGAAGACTGGAAGGGCGCCGAACTAGTTTTTGATATAGATGCCAAAGACTTAACAGTCAAAAGTTGTGACTGTAAAGAAGGGCACGTTTGTGAAAAATGTTTGTCTGAAGCTAAAGAAATTGTTTTAAAAATAAGAGACACAATGATTGGAGATTTGGGCATAAAACAATTAGTCCTTGTATATTCTGGCAGGGGGTACCACTTGAGGGTAGTAGATAAAGAGGTACTTCCACTAGAGAGAAGATCAGAAATACTTGAATATGTCACAGGCTCTAAGAGACCAAAAGACCTTTTTTTATCTCATGGATATCCTGCTGTTTACAGAAAAATGTTTACCTTGACTTTTAATAAAATGAAGGAAAAAGATCTCCCTTTTAGTAAAAATATTGTTGATACTCTTCTCGTAGAAAAAGAATCAATTTTATCGAAGCTAAATACTTACCATGCCGATTTTCTAGATATTAAAGGTATAGGGGATAAGACAAAAAATGAATTTTTGGGCCATATAGAGCGAATAAATGCATCTTTAGTCGACGGGAAGGTTACTGTCGATGTAAAAAGAATATTGAGGCTGCCTTCCACGCTTCACTCTAAAGTTTCTATGAAATGTGTCGAAATAAAGGATATTGAAAATTTTGATCCATTAAAACAAGCTGTTCCAAAGTTCGTTTTAGAGAGAAAAGATTAG
- a CDS encoding glutamate--tRNA ligase — MSEDLNKLALKYALINAFQYGGTPNSKAVTGKIMAEMPEVRKQAKDVILAVEEAINQISKMSNKDIENKLREVYPEHFLEKPKEKEAPKVLPPLDGAEMGKVVTRLPPEPNGYPHIGHGMSFYFNYYYAKKYDGKVILRFDDTNPKKEKLEYYDAIKQDLKWLKITWDEERNMSDDMQLYYKYALDLINMGKAYVCNCDSEYVSKLRYDSKDCPCVSNSVQDNLSLWKEMETAEEGKYSLRLKGDMTSKNTVMRDPTMMRVVDHPHPIQGDKYRLWPVYDFACAIEDSVLGVTHVLRSNEFALRIELQDYIRGLLNLRNPKIIEYSRFTVKGAPTSKRLIRPLIEEHVVSGWDDPRLVTIRGLKRRGITPEAIHMVAEEIGLSKSEPEIDWSLIESLNRKVIDSTSDRYYFVSDPKSLEVIDASYQTIQLKRHPDFDRGFRDVHITDKFFISGNDFAGITNGQILRLKDLFNIFIIDTTPNSIKAMHTDEKISKDELSKIKKIQWVSDKNVKVSVIVPGILYEGEDINPNSLTTINGYGEEGIANLKVDDIVQFERFGFVRVDKIDLSGVTVILTHK; from the coding sequence ATGAGTGAAGATTTGAACAAACTTGCGCTTAAATATGCTCTTATTAACGCCTTTCAATACGGGGGCACTCCAAATTCTAAGGCCGTTACCGGAAAAATCATGGCTGAAATGCCTGAGGTAAGAAAGCAGGCAAAAGATGTAATTTTAGCTGTGGAAGAAGCTATTAATCAAATTTCAAAAATGTCTAACAAAGATATTGAAAATAAATTAAGAGAAGTATACCCTGAACACTTTTTAGAAAAACCAAAGGAAAAAGAAGCTCCCAAAGTGCTCCCTCCACTCGATGGTGCAGAGATGGGAAAGGTAGTGACAAGGCTTCCGCCAGAGCCAAATGGGTATCCTCATATAGGGCATGGCATGTCATTTTACTTCAATTATTATTATGCTAAAAAATACGATGGTAAAGTTATTCTAAGATTTGACGATACCAATCCTAAGAAGGAAAAACTTGAGTACTACGATGCCATAAAACAAGATCTAAAATGGCTCAAAATAACTTGGGATGAAGAGCGAAACATGTCTGATGACATGCAACTTTACTATAAGTATGCTTTAGATCTTATTAACATGGGAAAGGCCTACGTCTGCAACTGTGATTCAGAATATGTATCTAAGCTTAGATATGACTCAAAGGATTGCCCATGCGTTTCAAACTCAGTTCAAGATAATCTCTCTCTTTGGAAGGAGATGGAAACAGCGGAGGAGGGGAAATATTCTCTCAGACTCAAAGGGGATATGACTTCCAAGAATACAGTCATGCGAGATCCAACTATGATGAGAGTTGTTGACCACCCTCACCCGATACAAGGTGACAAATACAGGCTATGGCCAGTTTATGACTTTGCTTGCGCAATTGAAGATTCTGTGCTTGGTGTAACACATGTACTTAGAAGCAATGAATTTGCATTAAGAATAGAATTACAGGATTATATCCGGGGGCTCCTAAATTTAAGAAATCCGAAAATAATTGAATATTCAAGATTCACCGTCAAAGGAGCGCCTACTTCTAAAAGACTAATTAGACCTTTAATAGAAGAACATGTGGTATCTGGATGGGACGACCCACGACTTGTAACAATTCGTGGCCTTAAAAGAAGAGGCATAACTCCAGAAGCTATTCATATGGTCGCAGAGGAGATTGGACTTTCAAAATCAGAACCAGAAATTGATTGGTCCCTTATAGAATCACTCAACAGGAAGGTAATAGATTCAACATCTGATAGATACTATTTTGTCTCAGACCCTAAATCTCTTGAGGTTATTGATGCTTCTTACCAGACTATCCAATTAAAGCGCCACCCAGATTTTGATAGAGGTTTTAGAGATGTTCATATAACAGATAAATTTTTCATATCTGGAAATGATTTCGCGGGTATAACTAATGGGCAAATACTCAGATTAAAAGATCTATTCAATATTTTCATAATAGATACTACCCCTAATTCGATTAAAGCTATGCACACAGACGAAAAAATCTCTAAAGATGAACTTTCTAAAATAAAAAAGATTCAGTGGGTATCCGACAAAAATGTGAAAGTATCAGTTATAGTACCTGGAATCTTATACGAAGGGGAGGATATCAATCCAAATTCTCTTACTACGATAAACGGTTATGGGGAAGAAGGTATTGCCAACCTAAAAGTAGATGACATTGTGCAATTTGAACGCTTTGGATTTGTAAGAGTTGACAAGATAGACCTCAGTGGAGTTACTGTCATTCTGACCCACAAATAA
- a CDS encoding serine hydrolase → MNNMFKKRQKLIILVFLVLVFFVLSYSNTTIGRVLRYGPANVNHYKAFPYNEFSNEGPIFKFGENNLESVVKSRFAEVKYGDNEIGDLDEFLEKTDTTSFIVIYKDNIIFERYYNGYTRESTVTSFSVAKSFVSALIGIAIDEGYIKSLYDPITDYLPELKERDIRFSEIKIIDLLHMSSGLEYNEPPDDIYTYYAPNLRKLALEKTKIEESPGEKFLYNNYNPLFLGMIIERSTNSTVSEYIEEKIWKPVGMEFDGSWSIDANDFEKMESGINCKAIDFAKFGRLYLRKGNWNGKQLIPSGWVVASTAPYFPEDKNYYPDKTFFKDYFGYYSLMWWGIQREDTSYDFYAAGNHGQYIYVSPEKNLIIVRNGIGYGKDMDSENINWWPIVLYQFANQFPSE, encoded by the coding sequence ATGAATAATATGTTCAAAAAGAGACAAAAACTGATTATTTTAGTTTTTCTTGTTCTGGTATTTTTTGTCTTAAGCTACTCTAATACCACAATAGGAAGGGTGTTAAGATATGGGCCTGCCAACGTAAATCATTACAAAGCTTTTCCATATAATGAGTTTTCTAATGAAGGGCCAATATTCAAATTTGGTGAAAATAACTTAGAGAGTGTTGTAAAGAGTCGTTTTGCCGAGGTCAAATACGGAGATAATGAGATAGGGGACTTGGATGAGTTCCTTGAAAAAACAGATACGACATCATTTATTGTAATCTACAAAGATAATATAATATTTGAGAGGTATTATAATGGTTATACCCGAGAATCAACTGTCACGTCATTTTCTGTTGCTAAATCATTTGTATCGGCGCTAATAGGTATTGCAATTGATGAAGGATATATCAAATCTTTATATGACCCCATAACAGATTATCTCCCTGAATTAAAGGAGCGAGATATAAGATTTAGTGAGATAAAAATAATTGATCTTCTACACATGTCATCAGGATTGGAATATAACGAACCGCCCGATGACATCTATACTTATTATGCCCCCAACTTGAGGAAGTTAGCTCTAGAAAAAACTAAAATTGAAGAGAGCCCAGGTGAGAAATTCTTATACAATAATTATAACCCACTTTTTCTAGGAATGATTATCGAGAGATCTACAAATAGTACAGTATCAGAATACATAGAAGAAAAGATATGGAAGCCTGTTGGGATGGAGTTTGACGGCTCATGGAGCATAGACGCAAATGATTTTGAGAAGATGGAAAGCGGAATAAATTGCAAGGCAATAGATTTTGCAAAATTTGGAAGATTATATCTAAGAAAGGGAAATTGGAATGGGAAACAGCTTATCCCCTCAGGGTGGGTAGTGGCATCTACAGCACCTTATTTTCCTGAAGATAAAAACTATTATCCAGATAAAACATTTTTCAAAGATTATTTTGGATATTACTCTCTTATGTGGTGGGGCATACAGAGGGAGGATACAAGTTATGATTTTTATGCTGCCGGAAATCACGGACAATATATCTATGTATCACCTGAAAAAAATTTGATAATTGTTAGAAACGGTATAGGTTATGGAAAGGATATGGACAGCGAAAATATTAATTGGTGGCCTATTGTACTATACCAGTTTGCAAATCAGTTCCCATCTGAATAA
- a CDS encoding Hsp20/alpha crystallin family protein, producing MSWFDIMEDMRKMQEEIERAFPEFWRRTPLLSPGESKEGEVVRYRRPLTDLKENENEFIMELEMPGITKDDIDIKVTEDSIEIKAEKNYEKKEEDEKKGYFFQERRYQGFYRSIPLPSGIKPEETEAKFDNGVLEIIMKKTEEKEKALKVNIK from the coding sequence ATGAGTTGGTTTGATATTATGGAAGATATGAGAAAAATGCAGGAAGAAATTGAGAGGGCTTTTCCTGAATTTTGGAGAAGAACTCCCTTATTGAGCCCAGGCGAATCAAAAGAAGGAGAAGTAGTTAGATATAGAAGACCTTTGACAGACTTAAAAGAAAATGAAAATGAATTTATAATGGAGCTAGAAATGCCAGGTATTACAAAAGACGACATTGACATAAAAGTAACAGAAGACTCAATTGAAATAAAAGCCGAAAAGAATTATGAAAAGAAAGAAGAGGACGAGAAAAAAGGATATTTCTTTCAAGAAAGAAGGTATCAGGGCTTTTACAGATCAATTCCCTTGCCTTCGGGAATTAAGCCTGAAGAAACTGAAGCCAAATTTGACAATGGCGTACTTGAGATTATAATGAAGAAAACAGAAGAAAAAGAAAAGGCATTAAAAGTAAATATCAAATAA